GGAATGCAATGTGGCGCCGATAGATATGGGAGAGCTCTCTAAGACAGTATTCTCAGAGCTCAAAATGATTAATCCCGGAAGGAAATTGAAATTTATCGCTGAGGAGTTCCCCCGTACTCATGGAGATGCCTCGCTCATGCATCAGGTATTTATGAATCTTCTCTCAAATGCTATTAAATTCAGCCGGAAACGTGACGTTGCCATCATAAAGGTTGGCGGATTCGAGGGAAAAGACGAAAACACATACTTTGTCAAAGATAATGGTGTTGGATTTGACATGCAGGAAGCCGACAAACTTTTCGGTGTTTTTCAGAGGTTTCACAGTGCCGACGAATACGAGGGGACAGGCATCGGCCTTGCCATTGTTCAGCGGATAATTACCCGCCATGGTGGAAGGGTGTGGGCTGAAGGAAAGGTGGACGAAGGGGCGACCTTTTATTTCACACTGCCAAGGTAAGGGGTCAAGGGGTCGAGGGTTCAAGGGGAAGGGCCGAAACAATGGTGATAAACATGTGAAAACGTTTGGTGTTCGGTGCTGGGCATGGAAACGGTGTCTGGCGACAAAGAGCCGAAAACCCGGTAGCCGCAGGCTTTAGCCTGCGTGTTAGTTATTTTATCGATGATTTTTTTAACTTAATCTGCTAAAATCAAACAAGTACTGACGTAGAATAAATACTCTAAGGGGAGGTATGTATGGCAGGAAAGGAAAAACCAAAAGGTGAAGTTAAAAAGGCTCCTGCAAAATCGCTGAAGGAGAAGAGAAAAGAGAAAAAAGAGAAGGCAAAAAACAAATAGGCAATAATTTTAAGGAAGCCTGAAAACTTTTTAGTGCAGCACCATTCAAAAAGAATTTCTCAAAAGGAGGATATGCGATGAGAATTGTTTTATTGGGCGCCCCTGGTGCCGGAAAAGGCACAGTGGCTAAACAACTGACGGATTATGATGGCTCAGTACAGATTTCGACCGGTGATATTTTACGGAATGCCGTTAAGGCCGGGACAGAACTCGGCAAAACAGCAAAGGGTTTTATGGAACGGGGCGAACTTGTTCCTGATCAACTTATCATGGATATTATGGAGGCAAGGCTGAAAGACCCTGATTGTCAGAAGGGATTCCTGCTTGATGGCTTTCCGAGAACAATTCCGCAGGCAGAGGCTTTGAAGAAATTGCTCGCCAAACTGAACATAAAACTGGACCGGGTCATTAATCTCGATGTTCCGAAAGATGTTATTCTCGACAGGCTTACCACAAGAAGAACCTGTTCAAATGCTGATTGTCAGGAGATATACAATATCAAAAGCAAACCGCCAAAGACAGATGGAACCTGCTTCAAATGCGGTTCACAGGCGATACAGCGTGCAGATGAAACGGAAGAGGCCATTACAAAAAGGCTCGAAACTTACAATGAAAAGACATCCCCTCTCACCAATTTCTATGAGAAAGAGGGACTTCTCAAATCTATCAGCTCATTAAGCAGCGAAGAAATTGTTGCTCAGGTCAAAGCAGCGCTAAGATAAAATCCAGCCCTTAGCTCTCAGCAGTCAGCATTCAGCTTTTTTAAAAAAGGTAGAGAGGCTGATTGCTGAAAGCTAATCCTTAGTACGCCATCCACATCCACTGTAGCCTTTTCTCTATTCTCCACTGTTTGAATCTCAGGAAGATTTTTTAGTATTAAGCCGACTTCCTCTTATTTTTGACCGCACCTCAAAAACTGTACAGGCCACTATGTTAGTCTTCCGGCTTTCAAGGCAAGCCTATACCCTAAGGAACTGTGCGGTCTGATCGTGTTGTATTCCATTCTCCAATTTTCTATCAATACCTTTGCCACAAGAAGTGTGGTAAATATCTCACCATCCAGAAGCTCATCTCTCAGTTTCCCGTTGAATGATTCGACGTAGCCGTCTTGGTCTGTTTTTCTGCTTCCGTAACCCATCCGCCCCCCATTGCCTTATAGATATTCACGAGGGCCACCAGGTTGCCTCCCCGTGTCTGCACTACACTCAATTCAGAGGGGAAGAGCTGCGCCTCTGCATAAAGAACATTAAGGTAGGGCGCATATCCCCCCGTATACTGAAGCCGGGCGAGACGGGCATATTCCTTGTATGAGGCAACCTTCTTCTGCTCTGCCGAAAGCTGTTCCCCCAGTTTCTGACTCGAAATCAGGGCATTCTCAACATCGGCAAAGGCCTTCTGGATCGTCTGTTCATAGGTGATGATCGCTGCCCTCTGGCCTGCCTCCGCCCCTCTCACCTGACCTTCGATATTGCTTGCTGTAAAGATGGGACCAATGAAGGAGCCGCCGTAATTCCAGGTGTTGCTTGGCCCTCTGAAGAGGTCGGAAAGATTGGTGCTTGATCCGCCGTAGGCGCCGGTCAGGGATATGGACGGAAAGTAGAGGGCCTTTGCTGCCCCTATCTGGGCATTGGCAGCAATCAGATTCTGTTCCGCCTGGAGGATATCAGGACGACGTTCGAGCAGTTCCGAGGGAAGCCCCGCAGGGATTGCCGGCATGGCAAGCTCATGAAGCTGCTTACCCCGGGGCATAGGGCCCGGGTTGCGACCGAGAAGAACCGAAAGGGCATTCTCTGTAGTCACGATCTGGCTCTCAATCTGGGGTATTGTCGCTGCAGCGGTTTCATATTGGGTGCGGGCCTGTTCAACTACCATAAGAGAGACCTGGCCGTATTTATATTGCAGTTCGAAAAGTTTTACCGATTCGGAGTAGGTGGCAAGGGTCCGTTTTGCGATTACAAGCTGTTCATCAAGGGCACGGAGATTAATATAGGATGAAGCGACCTCGGCGACAAGGGACAGGACGATGCCCCTCCTTGCCTCCTCGCTTGCCAGCACATTGGCCCGTGCCGCCTCGGTCAATCTCCTGATCTTACCCCAGAGATCAATCTCCCAGGTGGCGCCCCCGAGTATCTGGAGGCTGGCAGAGGGATTATTGTACAGCACAGGTTGCGAGTTGGTCCCTGAAAGGCGTTGGTTGGAACCGGTCCCGTTGTAATTGAGCTGGGGGAAAAGGCTCGACCTGGTGGTCATGAGGATGCCTGCAGCCTGTTCAACCCGGGCAGCGGCAATCTTCACATCCTTGTTGTTGAGAAGGGCCTCGGTGATGAGCTGGTCAAGGACCGGATCGCGAAACTGTTTCCACCACTCTGTATTGGCAGTCCGGGCAGTCTCGGCCGGTTCGTATCTGAAGGCCGTCGGCGTGTCAATGCGGGGCCGAAGATAGTCAGGGCCGATTGCGCAGCCGACGAAAGACAGGGCAATTATAGAAACGATCAGTATTCGGTTCATATTATTTGCCCTCCTCGGTTGTGTATGGTTTAGGAGCCGGAGGTTCCCCTTCGGAAATTGCCTTCTTCTTCTTTTCAGAACCTTCAGCGAGCCGGTCAAAGAGGTAGAAGAAGAGGGGCACATAGAGCATGGCCAGAGTTGCCTCGCCGATCATGCCGCCCATGATGCCGGTGCCTATGGAGTGACGGGCATTCGCGCCGGCCCCCGTTGCCAGGGCCAGAGGCAGCACACCCAGAATAAAGGCCAGGGATGTCATAATAATAGGCCGGAGCCGCTCCTCGCCTGCCTTTATGGTGGCATCCATGATCGAGAGTCCCTGCTTGCGGAGCTCGACCGCAAAGGTTACCCGCAAGACCGCGTTCTTGGCCCCAAGTCCAATCAACACGAGGAGTCCGATCTGAAAATAGACATCGTTTTCAAGACCCCGCAGCCAGTTAAACATGAGAGCGCCGAGAATGCCGAAAGGCACCGCGGTCATGACGGAACCGGGAAGAGTCCACGACTCGAACTGGGCGGCCAGTATAAGAAAAACGATGATGAGACCGAATGCAAAAGCTGCTGTAGAGGTTCCACCCGATTTCTTTTCCTCGTAGGCCATACCTGACCACGCAAAGTCATAGCCTTTGGGAAGCACCTCCTTCGCCACCTCCTCTATTGCCTTGATTGCACTTCCGGAGCTATGCCCCGGCGCAGCGCCGCCCGTGATCTGGGCAGCAGGAAAACCATTGAAATGAGGAAGGAAGTCGGGGCCTGTGATATAACGGGTTGTCACAAGGGCCGACAGGGGTACCATCTGGCCATTACTCGACCTCGTGTAAAGCCTTGTGATATCGGAAGGTTTACGCCGGAAAGGGGCGTCCGATTGTAGGACCACGTTCCATACCCTGCTGTATTGGTTGAACTGACTGACCTGGATCGATCCGAACTGGGCCTGAACGGCATTGTACACATCCTCCACGGGCACGCCAAGGAGTACTGCTTTGGAACGGTCAACTTCGGCTTTCAACTGTTGCGATGCAGCGCGGAAGGTCGTATTGAGGTGAGCGAGTTCCGGCCTCGTCCGGGCTTTGGCGATAAACTGCTGGGTAATATCATCAAGCCGTTTGGGATCTCCCGCACCTTTGTCCTGAATCCAGAACTCGAATCCCCCTGTAGTGCCGATCCCGGGGATACTCGGCGGTTCGATGGGGATAACCACTCCCGTATCTATCGCCCGCGCCTTGGCGGCAATATCCCGCACTACTGCGCCGGCGCTCTCTTTTTGAGCCCGTTCTTTTGTAGAATACCGTTTCTTGAAGTCTTTAAAGGTCACAAAAAAGGTCGCCACGTTCGGTTTGTATTGACCGTCAATGATACTGAAGCCGTTGAGGATGGTTCGATGGGCCACTGCCGGATTCTTTGCAAGCAGCTCATCCACCTTGGCTGTCGTCTGAGACGTTCGTTGCATGCTTGCCGCGTCGGGCATCATCACCTGGATAAACATGTAACCTTGGTCCTCATTAGGCACAAAACTGGTCGGGATGCTCATGAAAAGATGAACCAGCCCCCAGATCATGAATGCGAGAAGCACAAAGGCGATGGTCATCCGTTTGATCATGAGCACCACCGCATCGCCGAACATTACGGTAAAACGGTCGAACCCCCGGTTAAACCATGCGAAGAAACGGCTGAAATATTTAAAAATGCCCCGCTCGGAGGGGACCGTATGTTTCAACATGAATCCGCACATGGCAGGACTCAGGGTAAGGGCCGTAAAACCTGAGAGAGTCACGGAGATTACGATGGTAATAGCGAACTGCTTGTAGAGCTGTCCTGTGGTACCGGGAAGAAAGGCTGCGGGAATAAAGACCGACGCCATGACGAGCACAACCGCGATGAGGGATGACCCGATCTCCCCCATGGCCTTGATGGTAGCTTCCTTGGGAGGAAGCCCCAGCTTGACCATGTTTCGTTCCACGTTCTCCACAACCACGATGGCATCGTCCACAACCATACCGATGGCGAGAATAATACCGAAAAGGGTGAGAAGGTTTATGGAGAATCCGAGGGCCAGCATACCGGCAAAAGTACCGATCAGAGAGACAAAAATTGCAACGATACAGATGATGGTGGAGCGAAAACTCTGAAGAAAGAGGTAGACCACCAGAATCACGAGCAGAATGGCTTCGAACAGGGTGTGAATAACCTCCTCGATAGAGATCTGTACGAAGTCGGTGGTATCCATGGAGACGACATATTCAATGCCGTCAGGCATAGTTGATTTCAGGTCCGCCATCACTTTTCTTACTGCCTTGGAAACCTCGATGCCGTTTGCCCCGGGCTGCTGATAGACAATGATGGGAGTGGAGGGCATTCCGTTCAGCTTATTGTCATCAATATACTGCCTGCGGCCCACCTCGGCACGGGCAACATCCTTGACGCGGACTATGGCGGTTCCGTCAGCATCCGCCCGGAGGATAATGTTTTCGTACTCGGCAGACTGCATAAAGGGAGCCTGGGTCACCACGGGGAAGGTCAACTGCGTCTTGTCATCGCTCGGCTCCTGACCCACCTGGCCTGCCCCGAAAAGGGCATTTTGATTCGCCACAGCCCGCTGGATATCGGAAGTCGTAATGCCCAAGGAGGCCATCTTGTCCGGATTCATCCAGATGCGCATGGCCTGGTCCGGTACGCCGGGGATCGCCGCCTGTCCAGCCCCGTTCACCCTCTTAATTGCGTCGAGGACGTAGACGTTGGTATAGTTCGTCACATACTCTGGACTGTAGCGGCCATCCTTATTGTAGAGAGAGACAACCATCAGAGGGCTGGCAGATTTTTTCTGAACCGAGACCCCGTACTGAGTCACCGTCTGGGGGAGCTGCGGCGTGGCAAGAGCGACTCGGTTCTGCACCAGCACCTGAGCCATATCCGGGTCGGTGTCCAGAGTAAAATAGACCGTAATCGTCATTTGACCGGTATTGGAACTGACAGAGGTCATGTAAATCATGTTGTCCACACCGTTGATCTGGGTCTCGATGGGCGCGGCCACGGAATCGCCGACAGTCTTCGAATCGGCCCCGGGATAGGTGGTCGTCACCTGAATCTGTACCGGAGTGATCGTCGGGTATTGAGCCACCGGCAGGAGCTTCATCGCCACCAATCCGGCAATCACGATAATGAGGGAGATGACCGTTGCAAAGATGGGACGTTCTATAAAAAATTTGGAGAACATAGCCCGTTACCTCCCCTGAATACCGCTTTTGGCGGAAACAGGCTTTTCTGCGGCGGTCTTTGGAGCAACGGCAGCAGAGGCAGGGGTCGGGGTATAAGGCTTCACGACAACAACCGCTCCCGGTGAAAGCGTGAGGGCACCATCGACAATCACCTGCTCACCCGCGCGGAGGCCCTCTTCAACGAACACGTCGTTCCCTATCCAGTCGCCAATCACCACAGGGCGGGCCTCAACCTTGTTCTCTTTCCCTACCACCCAGATAAAATGGCCCTTGGCCCCCTGCTGTACTGCCCTCTG
This window of the Pseudomonadota bacterium genome carries:
- a CDS encoding multidrug efflux RND transporter permease subunit, which encodes MFSKFFIERPIFATVISLIIVIAGLVAMKLLPVAQYPTITPVQIQVTTTYPGADSKTVGDSVAAPIETQINGVDNMIYMTSVSSNTGQMTITVYFTLDTDPDMAQVLVQNRVALATPQLPQTVTQYGVSVQKKSASPLMVVSLYNKDGRYSPEYVTNYTNVYVLDAIKRVNGAGQAAIPGVPDQAMRIWMNPDKMASLGITTSDIQRAVANQNALFGAGQVGQEPSDDKTQLTFPVVTQAPFMQSAEYENIILRADADGTAIVRVKDVARAEVGRRQYIDDNKLNGMPSTPIIVYQQPGANGIEVSKAVRKVMADLKSTMPDGIEYVVSMDTTDFVQISIEEVIHTLFEAILLVILVVYLFLQSFRSTIICIVAIFVSLIGTFAGMLALGFSINLLTLFGIILAIGMVVDDAIVVVENVERNMVKLGLPPKEATIKAMGEIGSSLIAVVLVMASVFIPAAFLPGTTGQLYKQFAITIVISVTLSGFTALTLSPAMCGFMLKHTVPSERGIFKYFSRFFAWFNRGFDRFTVMFGDAVVLMIKRMTIAFVLLAFMIWGLVHLFMSIPTSFVPNEDQGYMFIQVMMPDAASMQRTSQTTAKVDELLAKNPAVAHRTILNGFSIIDGQYKPNVATFFVTFKDFKKRYSTKERAQKESAGAVVRDIAAKARAIDTGVVIPIEPPSIPGIGTTGGFEFWIQDKGAGDPKRLDDITQQFIAKARTRPELAHLNTTFRAASQQLKAEVDRSKAVLLGVPVEDVYNAVQAQFGSIQVSQFNQYSRVWNVVLQSDAPFRRKPSDITRLYTRSSNGQMVPLSALVTTRYITGPDFLPHFNGFPAAQITGGAAPGHSSGSAIKAIEEVAKEVLPKGYDFAWSGMAYEEKKSGGTSTAAFAFGLIIVFLILAAQFESWTLPGSVMTAVPFGILGALMFNWLRGLENDVYFQIGLLVLIGLGAKNAVLRVTFAVELRKQGLSIMDATIKAGEERLRPIIMTSLAFILGVLPLALATGAGANARHSIGTGIMGGMIGEATLAMLYVPLFFYLFDRLAEGSEKKKKAISEGEPPAPKPYTTEEGK
- a CDS encoding efflux transporter outer membrane subunit; the encoded protein is MNRILIVSIIALSFVGCAIGPDYLRPRIDTPTAFRYEPAETARTANTEWWKQFRDPVLDQLITEALLNNKDVKIAAARVEQAAGILMTTRSSLFPQLNYNGTGSNQRLSGTNSQPVLYNNPSASLQILGGATWEIDLWGKIRRLTEAARANVLASEEARRGIVLSLVAEVASSYINLRALDEQLVIAKRTLATYSESVKLFELQYKYGQVSLMVVEQARTQYETAAATIPQIESQIVTTENALSVLLGRNPGPMPRGKQLHELAMPAIPAGLPSELLERRPDILQAEQNLIAANAQIGAAKALYFPSISLTGAYGGSSTNLSDLFRGPSNTWNYGGSFIGPIFTASNIEGQVRGAEAGQRAAIITYEQTIQKAFADVENALISSQKLGEQLSAEQKKVASYKEYARLARLQYTGGYAPYLNVLYAEAQLFPSELSVVQTRGGNLVALVNIYKAMGGGWVTEAEKQTKTATSNHSTGN
- a CDS encoding adenylate kinase, with the translated sequence MRIVLLGAPGAGKGTVAKQLTDYDGSVQISTGDILRNAVKAGTELGKTAKGFMERGELVPDQLIMDIMEARLKDPDCQKGFLLDGFPRTIPQAEALKKLLAKLNIKLDRVINLDVPKDVILDRLTTRRTCSNADCQEIYNIKSKPPKTDGTCFKCGSQAIQRADETEEAITKRLETYNEKTSPLTNFYEKEGLLKSISSLSSEEIVAQVKAALR